One window of the Zygotorulaspora mrakii chromosome 6, complete sequence genome contains the following:
- the RIM21 gene encoding Rim21p (similar to Saccharomyces cerevisiae RIM21 (YNL294C); ancestral locus Anc_3.63), with the protein MIRDLSWKLDPGDRNYASCQPQELGNGIIIGSLLPNIAYLADNIKFQSYCDGQLPVYNAARMTDFSYPYLDIVKEDWQAYIEADDILTGSFSYGIYPVLLSLTANFVITVFLTLLIFINIKSKHSKYTSILLKVGAVISSIKIIIFVTRALKELCRLHDDYGVATTYRIMLLFSSDLSFSILDLISIFLLQLCQVMIAIRLFSRNLEKRLVFLLGASLVIVANVLWAIPQFSDVINRDDPHAELLAPFVYLFRIAIAASYASTIISYGILKRRFCFATSQMAILTTLTVLVVLLQPALFLADVSNVWLSGVGELFNTTCYVGSTSIVWEWLDRLGVSERREQAQSILGRPIYEDEQSDYHIAKYALRVQKALTHAKSGNLEERKQISSLCEARSSSCTNFIDTEGEITFQNDEANYIGGQVDGESINQVKFKQQQSFKEVTQQKITVVCDRLLYYADQVVSKSWGTLSLSSKSTDDSTKREKMVRKRVGLDRPNEVYIYSTKDVIFEPDGDIEEEEEQKEANEQRYHSHDA; encoded by the coding sequence ATGATCAGGGACCTCTCATGGAAACTAGATCCTGGGGATCGTAACTATGCGAGTTGCCAGCCACAGGAACTGGGAAATGGTATAATAATTGGGAGCTTGCTGCCGAATATTGCATATCTGGCAGACAATATAAAGTTTCAAAGCTACTGTGATGGCCAACTACCTGTTTACAATGCGGCGAGAATGACTGATTTCTCGTACCCATATTTGGATATTGTGAAAGAGGATTGGCAAGCTTATATTGAAGCGGACGACATTTTGACTGGCTCCTTTTCTTACGGCATATACCCCGTACTGCTTTCTCTTACTGCCAACTTTGTCATAACTGTCTTTCTGACGTTGTTGATATTTATTAATATAAAGAGCAAGCACTCGAAATATACCTCAATCTTATTAAAAGTTGGAGCTGTTATTAGTTCGATAAAgatcattatttttgtgACAAGAGCTTTAAAGGAGCTGTGCCGGCTACACGATGACTATGGAGTTGCTACGACGTACCGTATTATGCTTTTGTTCTCATCTGATCTAAGCTTTTCGATTTtagatttgatttcaatttttcttttgcaattgtGTCAAGTCATGATTGCGATAAGGTTGTTTTCACGCAACCTGGAGAAAAGGTTGGTTTTCCTCCTCGGTGCTTCCTTGGTCATTGTAGCAAACGTTCTGTGGGCCATACCACAATTCTCGGATGTGATTAACCGTGACGATCCCCATGCGGAGCTGTTAGCGCCATTTGTCTATTTATTCAGAATTGCAATTGCCGCATCGTATGCTAGTACTATAATATCTTATGGAATCCTGAAGAGGAGATTTTGTTTTGCCACTAGTCAAATGGCCATTTTAACCACATTAACTGTACTTGTTGTGCTTTTGCAACCAGCACTTTTCCTTGCAGATGTTTCAAACGTGTGGCTCTCTGGTGTTGGCGAGCTTTTCAATACCACTTGTTACGTTGGGTCTACTTCAATAGTATGGGAGTGGCTAGACAGATTAGGTGTGAGTGAAAGGAGGGAACAGGCACAAAGCATATTAGGTAGACCAATATATGAGGATGAGCAAAGTGACTATCATATCGCAAAGTATGCACTGCGGGTACAAAAAGCTTTGACGCACGCAAAATCTGGAAACTTGGAAgagagaaaacaaatttcCTCTCTTTGTGAGGCTAGAAGTTCCTCCTGCACCAATTTTATAGATACAGAGGGTGAAATAACATTTCAAAACGATGAGGCAAACTATATTGGGGGTCAGGTTGACGGTGAAAGTATAAATCAGGTTAAATTCAAACAACAACAGAGTTTCAAAGAGGTAACGCAGCAAAAGATAACGGTTGTTTGCGACAGACTACTCTACTATGCGGACCAGGTGGTTTCGAAAAGCTGGGGTACTTTAAGTTTGAGTTCTAAAAGCACGGATGATTCAACAAAACGAGAAAAGATGGTTAGGAAACGAGTAGGCTTAGACAGACCTAACGAAGTTTATATTTACTCTACCAAAGATGTGATATTCGAACCCGATGGCGATatagaagaagaagaagagcaaaaagAAGCTAATGAACAAAGATATCATTCCCATGATGCCTAG
- the MRX6 gene encoding Mrx6p (similar to Saccharomyces cerevisiae YNL295W; ancestral locus Anc_3.62) — translation MLRQAYIWNKALHASKQGPQGSQKVSVKRLYSNGKRSKKGNNLSSDLKEQEDLKNRVNDETQKSVTGKAYERVEASEKGDNGTVQVSSIRKSILVPKVPSTDYIPTRDVQTEGLYAGYRPLFLGNSPVRADRRYNALDNFFSSFANLKVAEDTKGSGAVSVSETIEDLKRNNTDDNLQNSSGRNRKPIIPWDASISGMVYDDQAFKDVPKNVMSRLKPFKIVRVERNSDKKRQEKYTDLIKMKVHNSAMNDDSEIVNISRVAHVGQRNHIWDNDRSDSKNQAAMNARKNYQRESSDYAYKHKFIKSDQRTFKTDVEKINRLLAKEFYKQTGLTIKSELLKNQLPLYIYVDKSISAKILFRRFLKKRIIEDIEPVLATLLSSYDTRDQAERFQQKINLRINNIIRSLSEHLPSVYFTSKSVDCILHSSPISGFKRINWLKPHKRRCIFWGKNIEMDYFFHLNHEYNVSRGGVKYMRYPVNLHWKNFDGAFSEWDYFA, via the coding sequence ATGTTACGCCAAGCTTACATTTGGAACAAAGCTTTACATGCTAGCAAACAAGGACCACAAGGCTCTCAAAAGGTTTCAGTTAAGCGCCTTTATTCAAATGGCAAAAGGAGCAAAAAGGGCAATAATCTCAGTAGCGACCTTAAGGAGCAGGAGGATTTAAAGAATCGGGTGAATGATGAAACGCAGAAGAGCGTTACAGGTAAAGCATACGAACGAGTTGAAGCTTCGGAAAAAGGTGATAACGGAACAGTTCAAGTCAGCTCAATAAGAAAGAGTATATTAGTTCCGAAAGTGCCATCAACCGATTATATTCCCACGCGCGATGTCCAAACGGAAGGCCTATATGCCGGTTATAGGCCCTTGTTCCTGGGAAACTCACCTGTCCGTGCGGATAGAAGATATAATGCACTTGATAACTTCTTCAGTTCATTCGCAAACTTGAAAGTAGCAGAAGATACCAAAGGCTCCGGAGCTGTGAGCGTAAGCGAAACAATCGAAGATCTCAAGAGGAACAATACTGACGATAACTTGCAAAACAGTAGTGGTAGGAATCGTAAGCCAATCATACCATGGGATGCATCAATAAGCGGAATGGTTTATGATGACCAGGCATTCAAAGATGTTCCTAAAAATGTTATGTCTCGATTGAAACCGTTCAAAATAGTAAGAGTTGAGAGGAACAGTGATAAGAAGAGACAGGAAAAATATACAGACCTGATCAAGATGAAAGTCCACAACTCAGCGATGAATGATGATTCAGAAATAGTGAATATTTCACGTGTCGCCCATGTGGGCCAGCGCAACCACATCTGGGATAACGATCGTAGTGACTCAAAAAATCAGGCTGCAATGAATGCTAGGAAAAATTACCAGCGTGAGTCAAGTGATTACGCGTATAAGCATAAGTTCATCAAGAGTGATCAGAGGACTTTTAAGACGGATGTGGAAAAGATAAATCGATTATTAGCAAAAGAGTTTTATAAGCAAACAGGTCTCACGATAAAATCTgaattattaaaaaatcaaCTTCCTCTATACATTTATGTTGACAAATCTATATCTGCTAAAATACTGTTTCGAAGGTTCttaaaaaagagaattatTGAGGACATCGAACCCGTACTTGCGACACTTTTGTCTTCCTATGACACGAGAGATCAAGCCGAAAGATTTCAGCAGAAAATTAATTTGAGAATTAACAATATTATTCGCAGTTTATCAGAACATTTACCTTCGGTCTATTTTACGAGCAAGTCAGTCGATTGCATTTTACACTCAAGTCCAATTTCTGGCTTTAAAAGGATCAACTGGTTGAAACCACATAAGAGGCGTTGTATTTTTTGGGGGAAgaatattgaaatggactatttttttcatctgaATCACGAATACAATGTCTCAAGGGGAGGCGTTAAATACATGAGGTATCCCGTAAACTTGCATTGGAAGAACTTCGACGGCGCATTTTCTGAATGGGACTACTTTGCATGA
- the MSB3 gene encoding Rab GTPase-activating protein MSB3 (similar to Saccharomyces cerevisiae MSB3 (YNL293W) and MSB4 (YOL112W); ancestral locus Anc_3.64) has product MSVDILRTTEGIEQHKPLMNEGIGVAAEQTESTKVARNSGPRKSPSAPNFHEKTYAGHSMSEPTLLRNCNGDNLLNLGDNLSFNDRDANLSVINLYDDEVISRQMDDFEDNNDEDSQQNVDSDEGNTPTMSMLQNNCNGSETEHLDRYGFKKQNNFITVEEYNKWWKDYSQYCIRRKHKWKLLLAKSGLPMDNDSPNRFPSRSEKLKRYVRKGIPAEWRGNAWWYFARGQEKLTKNKGLYDKLLQKMDDLLKKKKKKKPMQDLDIIERDLNRTFPDNIHFQRETFQLDEPPMIKSLRRVLVAFSLYNPKIGYCQSMNFLAGLLLLFMDEEKAFWMLVIITSRYLPGVHNVNLEGVNVDQGVLMLCVKEYLPEIWPFIAPLHKRSPINLGNSKYNFGKNEFLYRLPPITLCTASWFMSCFVGVLPIETTLRVWDCLFYEESHFLFKASLAILKLSEQTLLKNRPQRVLRHYSLSNGNYHSKDLRINQDESEMEVFQVIQSFPKHLINPNDIFDKVIFKKRVALNRLDQDEIDRCRKYVTTQRQRYKNYNEIVGSNLHHDDDEINDSNAQKNDLLSNGPQDYGSINNENNEEQISGAASDMKVNSNNRIGNDLVNNALSSEVYGFKKSLSGVHWNNSIKEKVRQMRKKRGKDDDVLL; this is encoded by the coding sequence ATGTCTGTAGATATACTGAGAACCACAGAGGGAATTGAGCAACATAAGCCATTAATGAATGAGGGAATAGGTGTAGCTGCGGAGCAGACCGAGAGCACAAAAGTTGCAAGAAATTCTGGACCTAGAAAGTCCCCGTCAGCTCCTAATTTTCATGAAAAAACGTATGCTGGTCATAGTATGAGTGAACCTACCCTTCTGAGGAACTGTAACGGTGACAATCTCCTCAATTTGGGTGACAATCTATCCTTTAATGACAGAGATGCAAATTTAAGTGTGATTAACTTGTACGATGATGAAGTGATATCACGCCAGATGGATGATTTCGAGGACAATAACGACGAGGATAGTCAACAGAATGTGGACAGCGATGAGGGGAATACTCCAACAATGTCAATGTTGCAAAACAATTGCAATGGGAGCGAAACTGAGCATCTCGACAGGTACGGATTCAAGAAACAGAACAACTTTATTACCGTGGAAGAATATAATAAATGGTGGAAGGACTATTCACAGTACTGCATAAGACGTAAGCATAAATGGAAATTGTTACTGGCGAAAAGTGGATTACCGATGGATAATGATTCACCCAATCGGTTCCCATCTAGAAGcgagaaattgaaaagatatgTAAGGAAAGGTATACCTGCGGAATGGAGAGGTAATGCATGGTGGTATTTTGCACGCGGACAGGAAAAGCTGACTAAAAATAAAGGTCTTTACGATAAATTGTTACAAAAAATGGAcgatttgttgaagaagaagaagaagaagaaaccgATGCAGGATTTGGATATCATTGAAAGGGATTTGAACAGAACTTTCCCGGATaatattcattttcagAGAGAGACATTTCAGTTGGATGAACCTCCGATGATTAAATCATTACGCCGCGTTTTGGTTGCGTTCTCTTTGTATAATCCAAAAATTGGGTATTGTCAGTCAATGAACTTTTTGGCGGGCCTGTTACTACTTTTTATGGATGAAGAGAAAGCTTTTTGGATGCTTGTCATCATCACGTCGAGATACTTGCCAGGCGTGCATAATGTAAATTTGGAAGGTGTTAACGTTGATCAAGGGGTATTAATGTTGTGTGTCAAAGAATATTTACCTGAAATCTGGCCATTCATAGCCCCATTGCATAAAAGGAGCCCCATTAATCTTGGAAATTCGAAATACAACTTCGgcaaaaatgaatttctTTATAGATTGCCTCCAATCACTCTTTGCACAGCCAGCTGGTTTATGAGCTGTTTTGTAGGTGTATTGCCTATTGAGACAACCTTGAGAGTGTGGGACTGCTTGTTTTACGAAGAATCGCATTTTCTATTCAAAGCTTCACTggcaattttgaaattgagCGAACAGactttattgaaaaataggCCGCAAAGGGTGTTGCGTCATtattctttatcaaatggGAATTATCATTCTAAGGATTTACGGATAAATCAAGATGAAAGCGAAATGGAAGTCTTCCAGGTAATTCAATCCTTCCCAAAACATTTAATTAACCctaatgatatttttgataaggtaattttcaagaagagGGTCGCACTGAATAGATTAGACCAAGATGAGATAGATCGTTGCAGAAAATATGTAACAACACAGCGGCAAAGGTATAAGAATTACAATGAGATTGTCGGTAGCAATCTTCACcatgacgatgatgaaattaatGATAGTAACGCacagaaaaatgatctttTATCCAATGGACCCCAAGACTATGGCAGTATTAATAAcgaaaataatgaagagCAAATCTCAGGTGCAGCGTCGGATATGAAAGTGAATAGCAATAACAGAATCGGGAACGATCTTGTCAACAATGCTCTGTCATCTGAGGTCTACGGTTTTAAGAAAAGTCTGAGTGGAGTGCATTGGAATAATAGcataaaagagaaagtgaggcaaatgagaaagaaaagaggtAAGGATGATGATGTTTTACTGTAG